Proteins encoded within one genomic window of Nilaparvata lugens isolate BPH chromosome 11, ASM1435652v1, whole genome shotgun sequence:
- the LOC120353719 gene encoding putative uncharacterized protein DDB_G0286901 — protein MGSPNKVASMESKIINYWDVKKSVEECFNFNLIPIRKFNPNFVTKENLLFELETLGVPTDTVIDNDVDTLRGKYRALVSNPDPKIARIIYDDESSKIAIKKILDLLTGEDEYLERILSMSIPDKKVNIHKALSIFLHILNRIVQLLTYAKEANDQNLIKGIDESIVLAQATFTKLIDLCECFSRSSSPHFEKQSSLSTPDSKMNNPTHDSNTKLHTNTVNRFIAPIPSTSNMEQNVTQYSQTNVTNPDIQVTDFENINNSNTVSMVEQVHATINENLGRTVFGSDFNTNRVNLAANLSSPLFGNLYNKLSNPIEGLMKELPNTDGLNVDSLLKFIEICLKIKERSNLLDQQLFHIIHSSVVGPLADRLNLAMSTNKSFDEFHKDILQHFIPSRLISIIERDHYYRLQRAGEPLSAYIVSIKDANKLLRLEKSEEDVVNNICSGLNPEERNRLVFQSKPTSFNDLTSISVVSQNIQYGDLERNKYNFNTNKNNQKSPMNVELAQRRCYKCNKVGHLAQSCRSNMNNSNFRGTSSNSRNHNQNHQRSNNNFTRDLSKIRCFKCNESGHYANSCENKKA, from the coding sequence ATGGGTTCACCGAATAAAGTAGCATCTATGGAatctaaaataattaattattgggatgttaaaaaatcagttgaagagtgcttcaatttcaatttgattcctATTAGAAAATTCAATCCTAATTTTGTTACTAAAGAGAATTTACTTTTCGAACTTGAAACATTGGGAGTACCTACAGATACAGTTATTGACAATGATGTAGACACTTTAAGGGGAAAGTATCGAGCATTAGTTAGCAATCCAGACCCAAAAATTGCACGAATTATTTACGATGATGAGTCTAGTAAAATTGCTATAAAAAAAATCCTTGATTTATTGACAGGGGAAGATGAATACTTGGAGAGAATTCTTTCTATGAGTATTCCTGATAAAAAGGTAAACATTCATAAAGCGTTATCCATTTTTCTACATATTCTCAATcgaattgttcaattattaacTTATGCTAAAGAAGCAAATGACCAAAATCTAATTAAGGGTATTGATGAGTCTATTGTATTAGCTCAGGCTACTTTTACTAAATTGATCGACTTGTGTGAATGCTTTAGTAGATCTAGTTCGCctcattttgaaaaacaaagcaGTCTTAGTACACCtgattcaaaaatgaataatccCACACACGATTCGAATACTAAACTTCATACTAATACTGTAAATCGCTTTATTGCGCCAATTCCTAGTACAAGTAATATGGAACAAAATGTTACTCAGTATTCACAAACAAATGTTACCAATCCTGATATTCAAGTTactgattttgaaaatataaataatagtaatactGTCTCTATGGTAGAACAGGTACATGctacaataaatgaaaacttGGGTAGGACTGTATTCGGTAGTGATTTCAATACTAATAGGGTAAACCTTGCAGCCAACTTGTCTTCACCTTTATTTGgtaatttgtataataaattatcaaatccTATCGAAGGTCTGATGAAGGAACTTCCGAATACTGACGGATTGAATGTTGatagtttgttgaaattcattgaaatatgtttgaaaataaaagaaCGATCGAACTTATTAGATCAGCAACTTTTCCATATCATTCACTCTTCTGTTGTAGGGCCTCTCGCCGATCGATTGAATTTAGCTATGAGTACAAATAAgagttttgatgaatttcataaGGATATTCTGCAACATTTTATTCCGTCTAGattgatttcaatcattgaaagaGACCACTATTATCGTTTACAAAGGGCTGGTGAACCCTTGTCTGCTTACATTGTGTCAATCAAAGACGCTAATAAACTACTAAGATTAGAAAAATCTGAGGAAGACGTAGTCAATAATATTTGCTCAGGGTTGAATCCAGAGGAAAGAAATAGACTAGTTTTCCAATCCAAACCAACTAGTTTTAATGACTTAACTTCCATCTCAGTAGtatctcaaaatattcaatatggggatttagaaagaaataaatacaattttaatactaataaaaataatcaaaaatctCCAATGAATGTTGAATTAGCTCAAAGACGTTGTTACAAATGCAACAAAGTAGGTCATCTAGCTCAGTCATGTAGATCCaacatgaataattcaaatttcagagGTACAAGCAGTAATTCGAGAAATCATAATCAGAATCACCAaagatctaataataatttcactagAGATCTATCTAAAATACGTTGCTTTAAATGTAATGAAAGTGGACATTATGCAAActcttgtgaaaataaaaaagcaTGA
- the LOC120353494 gene encoding neuropeptide SIFamide receptor-like — MDYQDYTTQVIYTASTGATGEPSRNELRYSVVLTVVFCVAYLLVFCVGVVGNFAVVAVVCRSPRMRTPTNLFIANLACADLLVNIICLPFTLISNIMTGNSLSSWYILDKASAMQLSFPATCCVVN, encoded by the exons AACGCAGGTGATCTACACAGCCAGCACCGGTGCGACCGGTGAACCGAGCCGGAACGAGCTTCGCTACTCAGTCGTGCTGACTGTGGTGTTCTGCGTGGCCTATCTGCTGGTTTTCTGCGTCGGCGTTGTTGGCAACTTCGCCGTGGTGGCTGTGGTGTGTCGCAGTCCGCGCATGCGCACACCCACCAATCTGTTCATTGCCAACTTGGCATGCGCAGATTTGCTTGTGAACATCATCTGTCTGCCCTTCACTCTAATCAGCAACATTATGACAG GCAATTCACTGTCATCATGGTACATTCTGGATAAAGCATCAGCTATGCAATTATCTTTTCCCGCTACATGCTGTGTTGTGAACTGA